A region from the Streptomyces sp. NBC_01445 genome encodes:
- a CDS encoding enoyl-CoA hydratase/isomerase family protein, with product MSNHSQFQVHAVSPSYWKVTFENGPINLIDPDTVEQLADLVTRMEEDPDLTVVVFQSANPDFFMAHFDLLSEIERVYTTAPGPTGLLPYPDSLLRLSRVPAVTISAIKGRVRGAGSEFVLNTDIRFAGTNAILGQPEVGFGAVPGGNPMGRLAELVGRGRAMEIVLGGDDFPAQLAAEYGYVNRVLPEGELDDFVDTFARRIAGFSKAGVSGAKEFVDAATAIPAGDYAAALAAFRRTSMRPENADHLRSLFERGLQQPQGIELDLGKHVAERF from the coding sequence ATGAGCAATCACTCGCAGTTCCAGGTACATGCGGTGTCGCCGTCCTACTGGAAGGTGACCTTCGAGAACGGCCCGATCAACCTCATCGATCCGGACACCGTCGAGCAGCTGGCCGATTTGGTGACCCGCATGGAGGAGGACCCCGATCTGACCGTTGTGGTGTTCCAGAGTGCCAACCCTGACTTCTTCATGGCACATTTCGACCTCCTGTCCGAGATCGAGCGCGTATACACCACGGCGCCGGGTCCCACCGGGCTCCTCCCCTACCCGGATAGCCTCCTTCGCCTCAGCCGGGTCCCGGCTGTCACGATCTCGGCCATCAAGGGTCGTGTCCGAGGAGCAGGAAGTGAGTTCGTCCTGAACACGGACATCCGCTTCGCCGGCACCAATGCGATCCTGGGGCAGCCCGAGGTGGGCTTCGGTGCCGTACCCGGTGGCAACCCGATGGGGCGACTGGCCGAGTTGGTGGGCCGGGGCCGCGCGATGGAGATCGTGCTGGGAGGAGACGACTTCCCGGCTCAGCTCGCTGCCGAATACGGCTACGTCAACCGTGTTCTTCCCGAGGGCGAGCTGGACGACTTCGTCGACACCTTCGCCCGCCGCATCGCCGGCTTCAGCAAGGCCGGGGTCTCCGGTGCGAAGGAGTTCGTCGACGCGGCCACCGCAATCCCAGCGGGGGACTACGCAGCCGCTCTGGCCGCCTTCAGGCGCACGTCGATGCGTCCGGAGAACGCGGATCACCTGCGTAGCCTCTTCGAGCGCGGCTTGCAGCAGCCTCAGGGAATCGAACTCGATCTCGGCAAGCACGTCGCCGAGAGGTTCTGA
- a CDS encoding winged helix-turn-helix transcriptional regulator, with the protein MDDEPACSMERSLQILGERWTLLVLREVLYGRHRFAEIRSALGIASNLLSDRLKVLVDAGVLRTLAYQEAGSRHRQSYHLTPAGLELQPVLGALQQWGDRHRPRPAGPSAARRTRSTGRAVHVGFLDDDGREVPMEDVSLMAAPDPQSSSLSQSD; encoded by the coding sequence ATGGATGACGAGCCGGCCTGTTCCATGGAGCGGAGCCTGCAGATCCTCGGCGAGCGGTGGACTCTGCTGGTGCTGCGGGAGGTGCTTTACGGCAGGCACCGGTTCGCCGAAATTCGGTCAGCTCTCGGCATCGCGTCGAACCTGCTCAGTGACCGACTCAAGGTTCTCGTCGATGCCGGAGTGCTGCGGACACTGGCGTACCAAGAGGCCGGCAGTAGGCACCGGCAGAGCTATCACCTGACGCCAGCCGGGCTCGAACTGCAGCCCGTCCTGGGTGCGCTGCAGCAGTGGGGTGATCGTCACCGACCGCGGCCCGCAGGTCCCTCCGCTGCCCGGCGGACCCGCTCCACGGGTCGGGCCGTCCATGTGGGGTTCCTTGATGACGATGGTCGCGAGGTTCCCATGGAGGATGTGTCGCTGATGGCGGCACCTGACCCTCAGAGTTCATCCCTCAGCCAGTCCGACTGA